One genomic segment of Chitinibacter sp. FCG-7 includes these proteins:
- a CDS encoding YgfZ/GcvT domain-containing protein, with protein MTWLASMGAIFSATNPAIITSFGNPAAELQAYTEHTVICPLSQFGLIRFSGEESQPFLQGQLSSDIRALQRDQIQFSSYSTPKGRMQASFYVIRRGDDYLLQIAAEIQPAIQKRLSMFILRSKTKASDASSELGLLGVAGKHAKSTMIQVFGQAPESMQLIEQDGVQLIGLPNEHYQILLEQNQTEAIWNRLVAAGVQPAGEPIWRLSEIQAGSPWITAATQEEFVPQMANLELIGGVSFTKGCYPGQEIVARTQYLGKLKRRTYRMHVDSLDAAAGQDVFSAEMNGQPSGKIMLAAPAPQGGMELLVVAQIASLEHGLHLGDANGPLLHNLALPYAMN; from the coding sequence ATGACTTGGCTCGCTTCGATGGGCGCAATATTTTCAGCGACAAACCCGGCAATCATCACCTCGTTTGGCAATCCGGCCGCCGAGCTGCAAGCCTACACAGAACACACTGTGATTTGTCCACTGAGCCAGTTTGGCTTGATCCGCTTTAGCGGGGAAGAATCCCAGCCTTTCTTGCAAGGACAGCTATCTAGCGATATTCGCGCCTTGCAACGCGACCAGATTCAATTTTCGAGCTACTCAACGCCCAAAGGCCGCATGCAAGCGAGCTTTTATGTCATCCGCCGCGGCGATGATTATCTGTTGCAAATCGCCGCCGAAATCCAGCCAGCCATTCAGAAGCGCTTGTCAATGTTTATTTTGCGCAGCAAAACCAAAGCCAGCGATGCCAGCAGCGAGCTGGGCTTGCTGGGCGTAGCTGGCAAACACGCTAAATCCACCATGATTCAAGTATTCGGCCAGGCTCCCGAGTCAATGCAGCTGATTGAGCAAGATGGCGTCCAGCTCATCGGCCTACCCAATGAGCACTATCAGATCTTGCTCGAACAAAATCAGACTGAGGCCATCTGGAATAGGCTAGTGGCCGCAGGTGTCCAACCCGCGGGCGAACCGATCTGGCGTCTGAGCGAAATCCAGGCCGGATCACCATGGATCACGGCAGCAACTCAGGAGGAATTTGTACCGCAAATGGCAAATCTTGAGCTGATTGGCGGCGTGAGCTTTACCAAAGGTTGCTATCCGGGTCAGGAAATTGTGGCCCGAACTCAATACCTAGGCAAACTCAAACGCCGCACCTACCGCATGCACGTTGACAGCCTCGACGCCGCCGCAGGACAGGATGTATTTAGTGCAGAAATGAATGGTCAACCCAGTGGCAAAATCATGCTGGCAGCCCCGGCACCGCAAGGCGGCATGGAATTACTGGTCGTTGCCCAGATTGCCAGCCTTGAGCACGGCCTTCATCTAGGCGATGCAAATGGACCATTGCTGCACAACTTGGCACTCCCTTATGCCATGAATTGA